The genome window TGACTGGCCTCCATATCAAGCGCCTGCTCAAACGCCAGCGCTGCCTTGACATAATCTTGTGTCTCGTAGTAAATGAGGCCGACATTGTGCAGGCTCGAAGCGCTCGGCTCGAGGCTCTGGGCGATTTCAAAGCACTCGATGGCGTCCTTGTAGGCACGCTGCTTGGCGTATAAAATCCCCAGGCGGTTGTAAGCCGTGGCATTTTTCTCATCGACGCGCAGGATGGTTAGGAGTGCCTTTTCGGCGCGTAGATACTTGTTTTCGCGCAGCGACTCTTGAGCGATAGCCCAGAGCTTGTCGAGTTTCTCCGACAATTTAACTGGTAAGTTTTGCGCTTCGCCGACTGACGGCTGATACCAAACTGCCCACACCATAACTAGCAGGATAACTAATAATCCAGACATATGCATCCATTATACCACAATATTG of Candidatus Nanosynbacter lyticus contains these proteins:
- a CDS encoding tetratricopeptide repeat protein, giving the protein MSGLLVILLVMVWAVWYQPSVGEAQNLPVKLSEKLDKLWAIAQESLRENKYLRAEKALLTILRVDEKNATAYNRLGILYAKQRAYKDAIECFEIAQSLEPSASSLHNVGLIYYETQDYVKAALAFEQALDMEASHAARHIAYAKVQEKLGNTKKMLAALEKAAELEPTPHTLNTLAQAYDSAKQPEQAAKLRERATAMLTPDKPAAAPRRSQHPAHPQQPRQPRQPRKVIM